The DNA region AGGCGAATTCGTCTCGATCATGGGACCGTCGGGTGCGGGCAAATCCACCCTGCTGCACATCCTCGGCATGCACGACAGCGCCTGGACCGGCGAGTACTACTTCGGCGGTCAGCCCGTGCACCGGCTCAGCGCGAAAGACCGCGCGGCCCTGCACAAGAAGTGGATTGGGTTCGTCTTTCAGAGCTATCACCTGCTCGACCACCTGACCGTCTACGAGAACCTGGACGTGCCCCTGTCGTACCGCGACATCAAGAAGTCCGAGCGCGACAGCATGGTCTGCGACATCCTCGATCGCTTCGCCATCGTCGGCAAGAAGGACCTGTATCCCAACCAGCTCTCGGGCGGACAGCAGCAACTGGTGGCTGTGGCGCGCGCGGTCATCGCCAATCCCAAGATCATCCTGGCCGACGAACCCACCGGCAACCTGCACTCGAGCCAGGGCCGCGAAATCATGGAACTGTTCCGCAAGCTCAACGAGGGCGGCACCACCATCGTGCAGGTCACACACTCGGAAGCCAATGCCGAGTACGGCTCGCGCGTCATCGAACTCAAGGACGGGTGGCTGGTCGGCGCCCCCACGGCGTGATGCCCCTTCGCCTGGCACGGGCTAAGGCCCATGCCCTCCGTACCGCCGCCGCGTTGCTCATCTTCCTCTCCGGGTGCACCGCTGAGCCGCCCGCCAAGCGCTACGAACTGACCGGGCAGGTCCTCGCCGTGCACGAGGCGCGGCAGGAACTGGCGATCAAACACGAAGACATCGCGGGCTACATGCCGGGAATGACGATGAGCTTCCCGGTGGCGACGAAGACGTTGATGATTGGCCGCACACCGGGAGAACTGATCTCGGCCACCCTTGAAGTGAATGGCCTGGTGGGCAAACTCGTGGCCATCACGCACGTGGGCACGGCTCCCCTGCCCGACAACACGAACACCGCGGCGATGGCCGACGGCATCCTTGCGGAGGGCGATCTGATGCCCGACGCCGCGCTCATCGACCAGCAAGACCAGCGACGGTCGCTGTCTGAATGGAAGGGCACCCCGGTGCTGCTCACGTTCATTTATACGCGCTGCCCGCTGCCAAACTTCTGCCCGGCGATGAACCGGAATTTTGCGGCCATCCAGAAAAGCCTGGCGGCCGATCCCGCGTTAGCCGGGCGCTTGAAACTCATCTCGGTCTCGTTTGATCCCGAGTACGACACCCCGGCCGTTCTGGCGGGCTTCGCCAAGACCTTCCAGACCGACCCTGCGGTGTGGACGTGGCTCACGGGTGACCGCGTCACCACTGATCGACTGGCGGCGAAGTTCGGCGTCAGCGTCATCCGCGAGGACGCATCCCCCACCGATGTCGTCCACAACCTGCGCACCACCCTCATCGACGCCGACGGACGCATCGTCAAGATCTACTCGGGCAGCGAGTGGATGCCGTCGGCCGTGCTTTCGGACGTGCGTGCCGTCATCAAGTAACACGCCGCCCAGATCGGCGTTTACGCCGGCTGAACGGCGCGTGATCGATCGCCTGACGACGCCCGAGCTTGTGCAGGCGTTTCTGAACGGGCTCACCTACAACACCGAGCCCCCGCCGGGCGGGCCCCAGCAACGCACTTTCCGGAGTGTGGTGGCCACGCGCGCCGCCCACTGCCTTGAAGCCGCACTCACGGCGGCGGTGATTCTGGAACAACACGGCTATCCGCCCACGGTCATGAGCCTGGAGTCGGAGGATGGCCTGGACCACGTGATCTTCGTCTACCGCGCCAGGACCGGATGGGGATCGGTGGCCAAGTCGCGCGACCCCGGTCTGTTTGGACGCAAGCCCGTCTTCCGGTCGCTGCGACAGATGGCGCTGACGTACTTCGACCCCTTCATCGACACCACCGGCCGCGTGACCGCCTACGGGATGGTGGACCTGCGTGTGCTGGGCCGCTACGACTGGCGGCTGTCGTCCGGCAACGTCTGGAAAGTGGAACGCCTGCTGTACGAGATCCCTCACCGAAAAATCCGGTCGTCTGACGCGCGCGTGGATCGCCTGCGCCGCAGGTATTTCACCTTCCGCCGGGAGCACCCCGGGGTCAAACCGGTGGCCTACTACGATCAGCGAACGTGGAGCGAAATTCCGGAGAAGTTCCGCCGCGCAGACCGCATCGCGAGAAAGGGCGAGACAAGCGGCGGTCAGTCGCGTTAAACTTGGGGTTCCTTACGTGGGCGGCTAGCTCAGCTGGGAGAGCGCTGCGTTCGCAATGCAGAGGTCGCGAGTTCGATCCTCGCGCCGTCCACCAACTTTTCGCCGCTCACTTCCGCCGCGAAAAGTTGCCTCGCCGTAGCCCCGCCGAAGCGCGCAGCGCGAAGGCGGGCTACTCCTTCGGCTTCAAATCATCCAGCAGGCCGCGCACGGCGTTCACCGCGTTGGCGTGTGCCGCCAGCACCCGGTGATACCCGTCAAAATCCAGCGACGTTACAGGTGTGTCGGCCGGCAGGGCTGCAACCGCCGGAGCCATCTTCTGCAGCTCCCCTGCCGAGGTTACCGCCCCCAGCCACGCGTTCCTGAACGCCATCACCGCATTTTCTGAGTCACGCGACATCACCCGCCTCCTGCCCCGACAGTATATCGAGCCGGGTGCTAGTATGAACTCACCCATGCAGGCTCGGGCCGCGACCGTCTTCCTTTCGGGGTTCGCCGGGCTGATCGCGCTCAGCGCGCTCGCCACGGCACCCATTCACGGCCAGGCGCCGACAGCGCAGAGTCTTGCCCTGTCTCTGCAGAAACGGTACGCCACCATTCGCGACTTTCGCGCCGACTTCACGCACACGGTGCAGGGCGCGGTGCTTCGCACCGTTCGCACAACCGAACGCGGCGAATTGAAGGTCATGAAACCAGGCCGCGTCTTCATGACGTACGGGCCGCCGCAAAAGAAGTCGTTTGTGGCTGACGGCGTCACCGTCAAGACCTACATCCAGTCCGATCGCACCGGCACGGTCGGGCCGATGCCGCAAGGCGACGACCTCTCGGTCGCCATCCTCTTCCTCGCCGGGCGAGGCGACCTGGTGAAAGACTTCCAGGCGTCGATGCCAGCCACGCAGCCGGCCGGAGAGTGGCAGCTGGACCTGGTGCCCAACAAACGCCAGGAAGACTTCGCCACCCTCACCCTCTTCGTGGATCGACAGACGCTCGCCTTCCGGGGCCTGGGCACCGCAGACCATCTGGGCGGCTCCTTCGTTTTCCGTTTCACCAACCTGCGTGAGAACACCGGGTTGAAAGAGTCAGACTTCCGCTTCACGTTCCCAAGGAACACTCATGTCATCGAAACCGGGCGCGGGAAGTAGCCGGACTTCTCGCCTTCTGCTCGTCTGCGTGATGCTGACCGTGGTGGCCGCGTGCGCCACTGCCGGCGGCATGCGACAGGCGCAAAACGCCGAACAGGCGCAGGACTTCGACCTGGCGGTGGCTCACTACTCACGCATCGTCAGAGCTGAACCCGACAATCGCGAAGCGCGACTGGGGCTTGAGCGCGCCAAGCTGCGCGCGTCGGAAGTACACCTGGGTCGCGGCCGTCGCGTCTTCTCACAGGGCCGGTATGACGATGCGGTGGTGGAGTTGCAGGTGGCGTACGAACTCAACCCCACCAGCGGCGTGATTGAAGACGACCTGCGGGTGGCCCGTGCGGCCCAGCGGGCCAAACTGGCAGCGCCCGCCGAAGGCGAGACCGCGCTCGAGTCGGTTCTGACGCGCACGCGCAATCTACCGCCGAGCGGATTTGAGTTGCCCGATGCGCCGATGCCCGCAGCGATCGACACCGGCGCGCAGTCCACCAGCCGGCAGGTCTACACGATGCTGGGCAAGCTGGCGGGTTTCAGCCTGGTGTTCGATCCCCAGTTTCAGGATGCGCCCGTTTCGATCAGCTTGAAGGAACCGACGGTGCGCCAGGCGCTCGACGCGGTGGCCCAGAACACGCGCACGTTCTACAAGATCACGGCGCCCAAGACCATCACCGTCATCCCCGACAATCCGAACAAGCGCCGCGAGTACACCGAAGAGCAGATTCGCACCTTCTTTGTCAGCAACCTGGACATGAAGGAAGTGGTCGATCTGCTTCGGGTGGTGGCCGACATCAGAAGTATTCAACCGGTCAGCACGAATACGCTGACGATTCGAGACACGCCCGAGCGTCTTGATGCGGTGGCGCGGCTCCTGGGCGCCATCGACAAGGCCAAAGCCGAGGTCATTGTTGACGTGGAGATCCTCGAAGTGGATCGCACGAGCATGCGCGACTACGGGCTGCAGATTGCATCGCCGGGGACGACGGGCATCGACGGCGTAGTCAGCACCGATCAACCGCTCACACTGCGAAGCCTGCGCAACCTGACGCAGTCCGACATCCTCATGTCGGGCGTGCCGGCGCTCTACTATCGCTTGCTCAAGACCGACTCGAACACGCGGACGCTGGCCAACCCCCACATCCGCACCGTGGACGGTGTGCTCGCGCGTGAGGAGATGGGCGAACGGGTTCCCGTCCCCACCTCGCAGATCGTGCCCCTCGGGCAGGGTGGCAACAGCCTGCAATCCATCCAGAACATCACCTACGAGCCGATCGGCATCAACATCGACGTGACGCCCAGGTTTCACGCGAACAACGACGTGACACTGACCGTGAAGCTGCAGATGAGTACCGTGTCCGGCACCGGCTTCTCGGGCTACCCCACCTTCGGCAATCGATCGGTACTGACCACGGTGCGTCTCAAGGACGGCGAAACCAACATCATTGCGGGGTTGATCCGCGACACCGAACGGACCGTCATGAACGGCATTCCTGGCATCTCGGACCTGCCGATCATCGGGCGCCTCTTCGGCCGCAACAAACGCGAAACCCAGGAAACCGACATCGTCCTCACCCTCACGCCTCATATCGTGCGGGTGCTGGATCTGACTGACGAAGACCTTCGCCCCTTCCGCATCCGCAACGACGGCAGCGGCGCCCTCCCGATTGAGCTGACGCCTATTGCGCCACCGAGGGATGTCATCATTAAATAGGCCGCACCTATGTCTGTATTGATGACTCTCCGTATCGCCATAAAGGCCCTGAACCGCAACAAGATGCGGACCATGCTGACCATGCTGGGCATGATCATTGGCGTGGGCGCCGTCATCACCATGGTGGCATTGGGCCGGGGGGCGCAGTCCTCGATCGAGGACCAGATTCGCGGCGCCGGCACCAACATGGTCACGGTCTTCCCCGGCAACATGATGACGATGGGCGTCAGCATGGGGCAGGGCTCGTCGGCACGCCTGATGCCCGAAGACGCCGTGGCGCTCCGTGCGTTGCCCGACGTCACCGCCGTGGCCGAGTCGGTCACCTCGCGACAGCAGATCGTGGCCGGCACGCAGAACACCAACTCTTCGATTGTCGGCACCAACGTTGACTTCATCGAGGTCAAGACCTGGCCGATGAAATACGGCTCGTTTTTCAGCGAACAGGATGTGCAGACGGCGGCAAAGGTGATCGCGCTCGGCGTCAACGTGGCCGACCTGCTCTACGGACAGGACGTCGATCCGACCGGTCAGTTTGTGCGCGTCCGCAACCACGTGGTCAAGGTCATTGGCGTGATGGCCCCGAAAGGGGCGTCGTCAAGCGGACAGAATCAGGACGACCAGGTGTTCATGCCCTACACCACGGTGCAGAAGAAACTCCTGGGCCAGCAGCACCTGAACTACATCCTGGCATCGGCGAGGTCTGGCGATCGCATTGCGCAGACCGCGGCTGCCGTCAGCGAGGCCCTGCGCGTGCGCCACGACATTGGTCCCGGCATGGAGGATGACTTCCGTGTGCAGACCGCCGACGACATGGTGGCCATGCGGACCCAGGCCACCAGTACGCTCACCTCCCTGCTTGCCGCCATCGCCGGCGTTTCGCTGCTGGTGGGCGGCATCGGCATCATGAACATCATGCTGGTCTCGGTGACCGAGCGCACGCGCGAGATTGGCCTGCGCATGGCCATCGGGGCCCGCGGCTCAGACGTGCTCTACCAGTTCCTGGTCGAAGCAGTGCTCATCAGCCTTGTGGGCGGCGGTCTCGGTATTGCCGCCGGCTTCGGCGCTGCAGAGTTCATGAAGTGGTTCCAGGCCTGGCCCGCCGTCGTGCCAACCGACACGATCATCCTGGCATTCGGCGTCGCCGCCGGCATCGGCATCTTCTTCGGCTACTATCCGGCGCGCAAAGCCGCAGCGCTGGATCCGATCGAAGCGCTGCGCTTCGAGTAACGCTGCGCGGCCTCGCAATATGCCGGGTCTAAAGACCCGGCCTCCGAAGACAATCGCCCGTCCTCGGATCCCGGTCGTTCCTCGGACGCCGGGCCGCTCTTCGGAGGCCGGGTCTTTAGACCCGGCGACTCGCTCTAGTCGCGGCGTTCCACGTCGGCGCCGAGGCCGCGCAGGCGCTCCACGAGATGCGCGTACCCCCGCTCAACAGTCTCGATTTCCAGGATCCGGCTTTCGCCTTTGGCGGCAAGAGCGGCGGCGATGAGCGCCATGCCCGAGCGGATGTCGCGGCTGTCCAGCGTGCGGCCGCGCAGCGGCGTCTTGCCCGAAACGATGATGCGGTGGGAGTCGCAGAGGAAGAGATCGGCGCCCATCGAACTGAGTTGCTCAAGCGCGAAGAGCCGCAGTTCGTACATCCAGTCGTGCAGCAGCGTTCGTCCTTCCGCCTGTGTCGCCAGCACCGTGACGAGCGAAACGATATCGGACGGAAACGCCGGCCAGAGGCCGGTGGCAATGCGCTTCACGGCACGGAGCGAAGACGGCCGCACCACAAACTCGTTGTCTCGCAGGTCGCAGTCGAGGCCCATGTCGGCCAGCACCGACACCGTGGGCTCCAGGTCAAGCGCCCGCGCTCCCCTGACCACCACGTCCCCTCCGGTGACCGCGCCCACCACACCCCAGCTTGCCGCCTCGATGTAGTCGCCACGCAGCGTGTGGACGACGCCCTTGAGCGTGCGTGCGCCTGTGATCCGCAGTGTGCTCGTGCCGATGCCCTCCACGACCGCTCCCATCGCGGTGAGCATTTCGCACAGCTCAACCACGTGCGGTTCACAGGCCGCGTGGCGAAACTCGGACGTGCCTTCCGCTGCGGCGGCGGCCATGAGGGCGGTTTCCGTCCCGGTCACGCTGGCCTCAGGCAGGTACATCGAAACAGCCTTGAGGCCTGACGGCGCTTCAAGGCGATGGTCGGCCGCGTGATCGATCACCCGCGCGCCCAACGCCTGCAACGCGCGCAGGTGCGTGCTGATGGACCGACGCGCCGGGAAATCCCCGCCAGGCTCCGCGAGCGTGGCCCATCCGACGCGGGCAAGCAGCGACCCCATCAGCATCACGGAGCCGCGCAGACGTCCGACCAGCGTCGCGTCCGGGCTGCCCGACGGAATGTTGGCGCAGGTGACGCGCAGGGTTGACGAGCCAAGCCCCTCGACGGTGGCGCCCAGGGAGCGTAACAACTCGACCATCACGGACACATCGCGAATCTGCGGCACGTTCCGCAATTCACACGTTTCGGACGTCAGCACGCAGGCGGCCAGCAACGGCAACGCCGCATTCTTGTTGCCGTCCACCGCCACCTCGCCCGACAATCGGGCCCCGCCGCGCACTACCAGATACGCCATGTCACCACTCCCCGAGGTACACGATTTCGTCCCTGAGTTCGACACCGAACTGGCGTCGTACCGCCTCACGCGCCCGTTCGATCAATCGCCTGATGTCCGCGGCCGTTGCGGTCTTGTCGGCCACGATGAAGTTGGCATGCGTGGCCGAAATCGTCGCACCACCCGCCGACGCCCCTTTGAGCCCCGCACGATCCACAAGCGCACCGGCCGACCAGGGGACCCCCATTGGTACCCGATCGCGCGTGGGGTCGGGGTTCTGAAAGATACATCCCGCGCTTGGCAGGTGCAGAGGCTGCGTACGCTTGCGATGCGCCAGCGACGCTCGCGCCACTGCCCGCATCGCGTCCGGCTCGCCGCCCGACACACGCACGTCGGCCCAGACCACCACCTCGAGAGTGTCAAACAGGCGGCTGGTATCGTATCCAAATCCCATGTCGCCGGCAGGGACGGTCCCAAAGACCCCGCGTGGCGAGAGCAGGCCCACGTCGACGATGTGCTCACTGATGTTGTGGCCGGCGTAGTGGGCATTGCCATGCACCGCGCCGCCCACGGTGCCTGGCGTGCCGGCCCAGGCCTCCAGCCCGGCGAGACCGCGGCCAATCAGCCAACGCACCAGACCGTTGATGGTGACGCCGGCCTCGGCCCTGACACGTCCCGACACCGGCTCTGAGATTCCGGTCAGCCTCGGGCGCACGACCATGCCGCGCACGCCGGCGTCGGCCACCAGCACGTTGGAGCCTCCACCCAATACCGTGACCGGGAGATCGTGTAGTGCGGCAAGCCTCAGCACCGCTTCAAGCGCCGCCCGCGAGCGTGGTTCTACCAACCAGTCGGCAGGACCGCCCACGCCGAACGTGGTCAGGGCACCAAGGGGCGTGCGCTCACGCACACCCTCGGGCCCGACAATCGCCTGCAACTGCCCGGTGACCGTGGTCATGGTCAACACGTCAACGCCCAGGGGGCCCGAGGGCAGCGAGCAGTTTCTCGTGAATTCCGTCGAACCCGCCGTTGGACATCAAGACGACGATGTCGCCCTCGCGGGCTTCCTGGGCGATGGTGTCCACAATCTCGGGGACGCCTGGCAGCGTGCGTGCACGGCCACCGCGCTGGACCAGCTCTTTGACGATGTCGTCCACCGAGAGGCGTTCGGCTTCGGGCAGCGACGCCCGGAACACGGCGGCCAGCACCACTTCGTCGGCGCCGGACTCGTGGAAGGCGTGCACGAAGTCGTCCTGGAAGATTTTCCGGCACGACGTGGCTGAGCGGGGTTCAAACACGGCCCAGACGCGCCTGTCGGGATACGTGAACTTGATCGCGCGAATCGTCTCGAGAATCGCCGTGGGGTGATGCGCAAAGTCGTCGTAGACCGACACGCCGCGCACTTCCCCGCGCAGTTCAAGTCTTCGGCGCACGCCCAGAAACTCACGCAGGCCGGTGCGGAGCCGCTCGTGTGAGACGCCCACCGCGTGTCCCACCGCGAGGGCGGCCAGGGCATTGCGGACGTTGTGCGCGCCGTAGAGCGGCACCTCGAAGTGGCCGAGCCGGTCTCCGCGGTACGTGACTTCGAAACGTGTATGGTCGCCGACCGGCTCCATTTCACCCGCACGCCAGTCGGCGCCTTCGCTGAAACCAAACGTCTCCACGGGCGACCGCGCCATGCGGCCAAGCGCGATCGCTTCGGGGCAATCCGCGCCGAGCACCAGGAGTCCATGCTGCGGAATCAGGTTGACCAGACGCCGGAACGCGATGCGCAGCGCTTCCATGTCGGGATAAATGTCGGCGTGGTCGTATTCGACGTTGCCGATCACGGCGATATCAGGCAGGTACTTGAGGAACTTCGCCGTCTTGTCGAAAAACGCGCTGTCGTATTCGTCGCCTTCAATCACGAAGTCGCGACCCGATCCCAATCGATAGCTGCTGTCGAAGTTTGACGCGATGCCGCCCACCAGCAGGCTGGGATCTTCGCCCGCCGAAGTCAGCAGCCAGGCCGTCATGGACGTGGTGGTGGTCTTGCCGTGTGTGCCCGCGATCACGATCGAGCGGCGGTCCCAGAGGAAATGCTCACGAATGGCCTCGGGCAGCGAGCAGTACCGCATCTTGCGATCGAGCACCGCCTCCAGTTCCGGGTTGCCGCGCGAGATGGCGTTCCCCACCACCACCATGTCGATCTCGCTGGTGATGTTGGCCGCGTCATATTTGTCGAACACGCGGATCTGTTCCCGCGCGAGGAAGTCGGACATCGGCGGATACACGCCGTGGTCGGAACCCTGCACGTCCAGTCCGCGCGTTTTCAGCATCGCGGCCAGCGTGGCCATGGCCGTGCCGCAGATGCCGATGAAATGGACTCGAGTCATGCGGCTC from Acidobacteriota bacterium includes:
- a CDS encoding ABC transporter ATP-binding protein, with product MSFFSRSPQPVSPVDDLAPSDVLISLHQLEKSYALGASRSWVLRRITLDIKEGEFVSIMGPSGAGKSTLLHILGMHDSAWTGEYYFGGQPVHRLSAKDRAALHKKWIGFVFQSYHLLDHLTVYENLDVPLSYRDIKKSERDSMVCDILDRFAIVGKKDLYPNQLSGGQQQLVAVARAVIANPKIILADEPTGNLHSSQGREIMELFRKLNEGGTTIVQVTHSEANAEYGSRVIELKDGWLVGAPTA
- a CDS encoding SCO family protein, with the translated sequence MMPLRLARAKAHALRTAAALLIFLSGCTAEPPAKRYELTGQVLAVHEARQELAIKHEDIAGYMPGMTMSFPVATKTLMIGRTPGELISATLEVNGLVGKLVAITHVGTAPLPDNTNTAAMADGILAEGDLMPDAALIDQQDQRRSLSEWKGTPVLLTFIYTRCPLPNFCPAMNRNFAAIQKSLAADPALAGRLKLISVSFDPEYDTPAVLAGFAKTFQTDPAVWTWLTGDRVTTDRLAAKFGVSVIREDASPTDVVHNLRTTLIDADGRIVKIYSGSEWMPSAVLSDVRAVIK
- a CDS encoding outer membrane lipoprotein carrier protein LolA yields the protein MQARAATVFLSGFAGLIALSALATAPIHGQAPTAQSLALSLQKRYATIRDFRADFTHTVQGAVLRTVRTTERGELKVMKPGRVFMTYGPPQKKSFVADGVTVKTYIQSDRTGTVGPMPQGDDLSVAILFLAGRGDLVKDFQASMPATQPAGEWQLDLVPNKRQEDFATLTLFVDRQTLAFRGLGTADHLGGSFVFRFTNLRENTGLKESDFRFTFPRNTHVIETGRGK
- a CDS encoding ABC transporter permease, translating into MTLRIAIKALNRNKMRTMLTMLGMIIGVGAVITMVALGRGAQSSIEDQIRGAGTNMVTVFPGNMMTMGVSMGQGSSARLMPEDAVALRALPDVTAVAESVTSRQQIVAGTQNTNSSIVGTNVDFIEVKTWPMKYGSFFSEQDVQTAAKVIALGVNVADLLYGQDVDPTGQFVRVRNHVVKVIGVMAPKGASSSGQNQDDQVFMPYTTVQKKLLGQQHLNYILASARSGDRIAQTAAAVSEALRVRHDIGPGMEDDFRVQTADDMVAMRTQATSTLTSLLAAIAGVSLLVGGIGIMNIMLVSVTERTREIGLRMAIGARGSDVLYQFLVEAVLISLVGGGLGIAAGFGAAEFMKWFQAWPAVVPTDTIILAFGVAAGIGIFFGYYPARKAAALDPIEALRFE
- the murA gene encoding UDP-N-acetylglucosamine 1-carboxyvinyltransferase — its product is MAYLVVRGGARLSGEVAVDGNKNAALPLLAACVLTSETCELRNVPQIRDVSVMVELLRSLGATVEGLGSSTLRVTCANIPSGSPDATLVGRLRGSVMLMGSLLARVGWATLAEPGGDFPARRSISTHLRALQALGARVIDHAADHRLEAPSGLKAVSMYLPEASVTGTETALMAAAAAEGTSEFRHAACEPHVVELCEMLTAMGAVVEGIGTSTLRITGARTLKGVVHTLRGDYIEAASWGVVGAVTGGDVVVRGARALDLEPTVSVLADMGLDCDLRDNEFVVRPSSLRAVKRIATGLWPAFPSDIVSLVTVLATQAEGRTLLHDWMYELRLFALEQLSSMGADLFLCDSHRIIVSGKTPLRGRTLDSRDIRSGMALIAAALAAKGESRILEIETVERGYAHLVERLRGLGADVERRD
- the murB gene encoding UDP-N-acetylmuramate dehydrogenase; this encodes MTTVTGQLQAIVGPEGVRERTPLGALTTFGVGGPADWLVEPRSRAALEAVLRLAALHDLPVTVLGGGSNVLVADAGVRGMVVRPRLTGISEPVSGRVRAEAGVTINGLVRWLIGRGLAGLEAWAGTPGTVGGAVHGNAHYAGHNISEHIVDVGLLSPRGVFGTVPAGDMGFGYDTSRLFDTLEVVVWADVRVSGGEPDAMRAVARASLAHRKRTQPLHLPSAGCIFQNPDPTRDRVPMGVPWSAGALVDRAGLKGASAGGATISATHANFIVADKTATAADIRRLIERAREAVRRQFGVELRDEIVYLGEW
- the mpl gene encoding UDP-N-acetylmuramate:L-alanyl-gamma-D-glutamyl-meso-diaminopimelate ligase — its product is MTRVHFIGICGTAMATLAAMLKTRGLDVQGSDHGVYPPMSDFLAREQIRVFDKYDAANITSEIDMVVVGNAISRGNPELEAVLDRKMRYCSLPEAIREHFLWDRRSIVIAGTHGKTTTTSMTAWLLTSAGEDPSLLVGGIASNFDSSYRLGSGRDFVIEGDEYDSAFFDKTAKFLKYLPDIAVIGNVEYDHADIYPDMEALRIAFRRLVNLIPQHGLLVLGADCPEAIALGRMARSPVETFGFSEGADWRAGEMEPVGDHTRFEVTYRGDRLGHFEVPLYGAHNVRNALAALAVGHAVGVSHERLRTGLREFLGVRRRLELRGEVRGVSVYDDFAHHPTAILETIRAIKFTYPDRRVWAVFEPRSATSCRKIFQDDFVHAFHESGADEVVLAAVFRASLPEAERLSVDDIVKELVQRGGRARTLPGVPEIVDTIAQEAREGDIVVLMSNGGFDGIHEKLLAALGPPGR